In Periplaneta americana isolate PAMFEO1 chromosome 4, P.americana_PAMFEO1_priV1, whole genome shotgun sequence, one DNA window encodes the following:
- the LOC138697662 gene encoding myosin light chain kinase, smooth muscle-like: MIQIDESDPIGEVDPSFPYRDVVVKRGVDMKELYDLQSELGRGKFGTVYRCREKSTGLQLAAKFVATPRREDRRNVEREIEIMRILQHPRLIQLYDAFDNGKVMCVVLELIEGGELFERVIDDDFILTEKSCTVFMRQICEGIEFIHKQSILHLDMKPENILCLTKTGNRIKIIDFGLARKYDPQKKLQVLFGTPEFVAPEVVNFDQISYGTDMWSVGVICYVLLSGLSPFMGETDIETMANVTIAKYDFDDDVFNEISEDAKDFITQLLVKDKERRMSATQCLAHPWLRRKPKPPPPVAEELDVAKDNLRFFVERWNEHPNSPYLFDKTCHTISPCLFMSPDIETVPSQNSLRGLSPSPCSSLSVSVSSSPDSILEHDFPDGDPGNFLHYTFEHKHPPPPKYHLERLQAFERRASDSSCVLRRSGDMAARVNLADEIRKLSDKLFQMASMHGSASDFDNNNIEETQIPTPTFTPVPAPPPVHHGPMYSSPFMGTIRQTPPLSSRRESIQDEGGRRPKFRFSNLNRDVPIGAPAPPTNFTSFMVANAAGISPCSSRTSTDTAFNSQSSASSSQSAPPSPRHSPETDRSEPPGADITKDLLLHLLDKWDDKQTVTCSPIETCRKAISMDWSEEESLGQRTMTSLATYFQSSRTIEKKHPVLPSRFGV, translated from the exons AGGGAAGTTTGGGACAGTCTACCGATGTAGAGAAAAAAGCACAGGTCTTCAACTAGCAGCAAAGTTCGTAGCCACTCCCAGACGAGAAGACCGTCGCAATGTGGAGCGTGAGATCGAAATCATGCGGATCTTGCAGCATCCACGCCTCATCCAGCTTTACGACGCATTCGACAACGGCAAAGTCATGTGCGTCGTTCTTGAGCT aatTGAAGGAGGTGAACTTTTTGAAAGAGTAATAGACGATGACTTCATACTAACGGAGAAGTCATGCACAGTTTTTATGAGACAAATATGTGAAGGCATTGAATTCATTCATAAGCAGAGTATATTACATCTTGATATGAAG CCTGAAAACATATTGTGTCTAACAAAAACCGGTAACAGGATAAAAATTATAGATTTTGGCTTGGCAAGAAAGTATGACCCTCAAAAGAAACTACAAGTTTTATTTGGCACTCCTGAATTTGTGGCACCAGAAGTTGTCAATTTTGACCAAATATCGTATGGAACAGACATGTGGTCAGTTGGAGTCATCTGTTACGTTTT GCTTTCTGGATTATCGCCATTCATGGGAGAGACAGATATTGAGACTATGGCTAATGTAACAATAGCAAAGTATGATTTTGATGACGATGTGTTCAATGAAATCTCAGAGGATGCTAAGGACTTCATAACACAGTTACTTGTGAAGGACAAAGA ACGACGTATGTCCGCTACCCAGTGCCTGGCACACCCTTGGCTGAGGAGAAAACCCAAACCACCACCGCCTGTCGCAGAAGAACTCGACGTGGCTAAAGATAATTTGCGCTTCTTTGTGGAGCGTTGGAACGAGCACCCGAACAGTCCGTATCTGTTCGACAAGACGTGCCACACCATCTCTCCCTGCCTGTTCATGTCCCCTGACATTGAGACGGTCCCCTCGCAGAATTCCCTGCGAGGTCTCTCTCCTTCACCATGCAGCTCATTGTCGGTGTCCGTCTCCAGCTCTCCCGACTCCATCTTGGAACATGACTTCCCCGACGGGGATCCTGGCAACTTCCTCCATTACACATTTGAGCACAAGCATCCTCCTCCTCCAAAGTATCACTTGGAGCGACTCCAGGCGTTCGAACGCCGAGCGTCGGACAGCTCGTGCGTATTGAGAAGAAGCGGAGACATGGCTGCCAGAGTGAATTTGGCAGACGAGATCCGCAAACTCTCGGACAAGCTGTTCCAAATGGCGTCTATGCACGGGTCTGCTTCAGACTTTGACAATAACAACATCGAAGAGACCCAGATTCCCACCCCCACTTTCACTCCTGTACCCGCACCGCCACCCGTACACCACGGCCCCATGTACTCGAGTCCGTTCATGGGGACAATACGTCAGACACCGCCACTGTCTAGTAGAAGAGAGAGCATACAGGACGAAGGGGGCAGACGTCCTAAGTTCCGCTTCTCGAACCTGAATCGGGACGTCCCTATTGGCGCACCTGCTCCTCCCACTAACTTCACTTCCTTCATGGTTGCAAACGCTGCAGGGATATCTCCATGTTCGTCCCGCACCTCGACCGACACTGCATTCAACAGTCAGTCCTCCGCCTCTTCCAGTCAGTCTGCCCCACCATCCCCACGGCATTCCCCTGAAACAGACAGGTCCGAGCCTCCTGGTGCCGACATCACTAAAGACCTCCTCCTTCACCTTCTTGACAAGTGGGACGATAAGCAAACGGTGACATGCAGTCCGATAGAAACTTGTCGCAAAGCTATATCCATGGACTGGTCAGAGGAAGAGTCTTTGGGTCAGCGAACCATGACCTCGTTAGCCACCTACTTTCAGTCATCTCGAACCATTGAGAAAAAACATCCAGTTTTACCATCACGATTTGGAGTGTAA